The nucleotide sequence GGCAGCCCGTCGGATCGGTTTTCTGGTCGCGACCCGGAACGCCGACGAACTCTCCGCGAAGGGCGTGCTAACCCGACTCATGATCGACGACGACGTTCTGGTTCGGACAAACGCCGTGCTCGCCTGTAGAGAGTTCAGTCCGGCAGCGATTGTGGACCTGCGTCCAATACTCGAGGGGCTGATGCTTGATACCCGAGAGGAAGTACAGATTGAGGACTTGCTGGCAACCGACAACGATGATTCGCTCGTTGAAATGTACTTTCCATCAGAATACCACGGTCATCGCTGGTTGCTTTCGCGCTTTGCGAATGTGCTGGTGCAAAGGGCGCCCAATACAGCTCCCCCGGTCGGCTACGAGCCCTATATCGATCTCACAGGTCCAACCACGATCGGGTGGCGAGCGCTGACGGTGATTAAAGTGCTGGGGGCAGACGAATCGAAAGATTTCATTGATCGAATACGAAAAGGCTTTGACCCACTTTCCCGGCGGCGTCGGGTGCTTGAATGAATCCGTATCAAGAGGCACATTGGAATCTCAGCGCGGGTGTCCCGAACGTGGCGCCGACTGGATCCGTCACTTTCGGAGGATGTGTCGGCCTTGATCACTTCCGCTGCTGGGCTGCTCGGCAATTACAAAATCCTTTACGAACCTGTTCGCAGCTCGACGTGTCGACGCTGGGCGTTAGAGATGTCGTGGACATCGGTGGCGGTGTTCGATTGGCTTTTCGTCCGTGACGAACCGGAGGTGCAGCATGTTTACAAATGACGTTCATGATCAGGTGTTTTTTCGAGACGATGAGTAAGCGGCGTCGCGGATTCCCTTCTGAAAAGCAGGTCAAACGTGGCGTGAGGGTGGTGCATGGTGACAAACTGCTGGAGGAAAAGCTGGGCAG is from Schlesneria sp. DSM 10557 and encodes:
- a CDS encoding SEC-C metal-binding domain-containing protein — protein: MSKRRRGFPSEKQVKRGVRVVHGDKLLEEKLGRNDLCPCGSRKRFKKCCLTTGCF